A region of Streptomyces sp. NBC_01750 DNA encodes the following proteins:
- a CDS encoding type IV secretory system conjugative DNA transfer family protein produces the protein MRDRRHYQHAEDRDERGIPDGLLVGLLGFLLGLTLLVWTATGLAALMTHGSWPAGVTFTRTPLAMRALASKPHDLPAAWPDTPPAELSGYGLFWGLAIGELMVLVVLTVFVLGTLARWRAVRAGRVSGSPSHRFAGVAKTEGWDPAGSSAADAPTGGPDPAKPADSRRGQPRAADQGGNGWDPRAGSGSGPVTPSPEASTGPYAPVASQDAHAYPGTGHQPGTPPSAPGDSAVASPHPAHATAGDGAAASPHTGPAGPNPFTAHGAAGRETHLVPVPRTTRILYGNPATRRPVTVQAVLDAEGPALVVTSDPTVWAGTKDARAKLGPVLVYDPGHLCDTPARLHWSPTAHCENADTAAARAAALLAPIRPRALLDAAMADTAETLVRCWLHAAAVDGRPFKQLHRWAQGGNAHDAVRILRTHPKATAGLAGLLESALTGHPERREIAQQLVVRALSALSSIHIREACTPNRTDSLTLESFINEGGTLYVVGEQIEDPRTHPGAMPLLTALAADVVEHGRRMAARSSDGRLDPPMTLVLDDVAAVAPLPSLPELLATGQDQGLPTLVLLRSVEQARARWPEPLPQ, from the coding sequence ATGCGCGACCGCCGTCACTACCAACACGCCGAGGACCGGGACGAGCGCGGTATCCCCGACGGCCTGCTGGTGGGCCTGCTCGGTTTCCTGCTCGGGCTGACCCTGCTGGTCTGGACTGCCACGGGGCTGGCGGCTCTGATGACGCACGGCTCGTGGCCGGCGGGCGTCACCTTCACCCGCACGCCGCTGGCCATGCGGGCGCTGGCGTCCAAGCCGCACGACCTCCCGGCCGCATGGCCGGACACTCCGCCGGCGGAGCTGTCGGGGTACGGGCTGTTCTGGGGCCTGGCCATAGGTGAGTTGATGGTGCTGGTGGTACTGACGGTGTTCGTCCTCGGCACGCTCGCCCGCTGGCGCGCGGTCCGCGCGGGCCGCGTCTCCGGTTCGCCCTCACATCGGTTCGCCGGCGTCGCGAAGACGGAGGGCTGGGACCCGGCGGGCTCCTCGGCCGCGGACGCGCCCACGGGAGGCCCGGACCCGGCGAAGCCGGCTGACAGCCGCCGCGGGCAGCCGCGGGCTGCCGACCAGGGAGGGAACGGCTGGGACCCCCGAGCCGGCTCCGGCTCCGGCCCCGTCACCCCCTCACCGGAAGCGTCCACGGGCCCGTACGCCCCAGTCGCGAGCCAAGACGCGCACGCCTACCCGGGAACCGGGCACCAGCCCGGCACCCCACCATCCGCGCCCGGCGACAGCGCAGTGGCGAGCCCCCACCCGGCCCATGCCACGGCGGGTGACGGCGCAGCCGCGAGCCCGCACACCGGGCCCGCGGGCCCCAACCCCTTCACGGCGCACGGCGCGGCCGGGCGGGAGACGCACCTCGTCCCTGTCCCCCGCACCACCCGGATCCTCTACGGCAACCCCGCCACCCGTCGCCCGGTCACCGTTCAGGCCGTCCTCGACGCCGAAGGGCCGGCGCTCGTCGTCACTTCCGATCCCACCGTGTGGGCCGGGACCAAGGACGCGCGGGCCAAGCTCGGTCCCGTTCTCGTCTACGATCCCGGGCATCTCTGCGACACGCCCGCCCGCCTCCACTGGTCGCCCACCGCGCACTGCGAGAACGCCGACACCGCCGCCGCACGCGCCGCCGCACTGCTCGCGCCCATAAGACCCCGCGCTCTCCTCGACGCGGCCATGGCCGACACCGCGGAAACGCTCGTGCGCTGCTGGCTGCATGCCGCCGCTGTGGACGGACGCCCGTTCAAGCAGCTCCACCGCTGGGCACAGGGCGGCAACGCCCATGACGCGGTACGCATCCTCCGTACGCACCCCAAGGCCACCGCCGGACTCGCCGGGCTGCTCGAGTCCGCCCTCACCGGGCATCCCGAACGCCGGGAGATCGCCCAGCAGTTGGTGGTACGCGCGCTCTCCGCGCTCTCCTCGATCCACATTCGTGAGGCTTGCACCCCAAACCGAACGGATTCCCTCACCTTGGAATCATTCATAAACGAAGGGGGAACCCTTTATGTGGTGGGTGAACAGATCGAGGACCCCAGAACCCACCCCGGCGCGATGCCTCTGCTCACCGCACTCGCCGCAGACGTGGTCGAGCACGGCCGCCGCATGGCCGCACGGTCATCCGACGGTCGGCTCGACCCACCAATGACGCTCGTCCTGGACGACGTCGCGGCCGTGGCTCCCCTTCCCAGCCTTCCGGAGCTGCTGGCAACCGGTCAGGACCAGGGCCTGCCGACCCTGGTCCTGCTCCGTTCCGTCGAACAGGCGCGAGCCCGCTGGCCCGAGCCGCTCCCCCAATAG
- a CDS encoding NAD(P)/FAD-dependent oxidoreductase has translation MVKAANFRGTTPGPPPGTRILVIGGGYVGLYTALRLQKKLKQELERGEAEIVVVAPDPYMTYQPFLPEAAAGSISPRHVVVPLRLVLGRCRILIGEAKAVDHAKRTATVTTLATAEEGTGPVQIAYDELVLAPGSISRTLPIPGLADYGIGFKTVEEAIGLRNHVIEQMDIASSTRDPAIRDAALTFVFVGGGYAGVEALGELEDMARYATRYYHNVKPEDLRWILVEASDRILPEVGEAMGKYAIRELRARNIDVRLETRLDSCEDRVAVLSDGSRFPTRTVVWTAGVKPAPVLAATDLPLNEHGRLNCTARLSVAGVEHAWSAGDAAAVPDLTSDEPGKECAPNAQHAVRQTTVLAENIVASLRGEPLKEYVHKYVGSVASLGLHRGVAHVYGRKLKGYPAWLMHRAYHLSRVPTLNRKARVLAEWTLSGLFKREIVSLGSLEHPRAEFELAAGGRRPGHGPHGAPKNGPHSGPGGT, from the coding sequence ATGGTGAAGGCTGCTAATTTCCGGGGGACGACCCCCGGCCCCCCGCCGGGCACGCGCATTCTCGTCATCGGCGGCGGCTACGTCGGGTTGTACACAGCGCTGCGCCTCCAGAAGAAACTCAAGCAGGAGCTGGAGCGTGGCGAGGCGGAGATCGTGGTGGTCGCGCCCGACCCCTATATGACGTATCAGCCCTTCCTCCCGGAAGCGGCCGCCGGTTCCATCTCCCCACGCCATGTGGTGGTCCCTCTCCGCCTCGTGCTCGGCAGATGCAGGATCCTCATCGGTGAGGCCAAGGCCGTCGACCACGCCAAGCGCACCGCGACCGTCACCACTCTCGCCACCGCCGAAGAGGGCACGGGCCCCGTGCAGATCGCGTACGACGAACTCGTCCTCGCACCCGGCTCCATCTCCCGGACCCTCCCGATCCCCGGTCTCGCCGACTACGGCATCGGCTTCAAGACCGTCGAGGAAGCCATCGGCCTGCGCAACCACGTCATCGAGCAGATGGACATCGCCTCCTCCACCCGCGATCCGGCGATCCGCGATGCCGCCCTCACCTTTGTCTTCGTCGGCGGCGGCTATGCCGGCGTCGAAGCTCTCGGCGAGCTGGAGGACATGGCCCGGTACGCCACACGCTACTACCACAACGTCAAGCCCGAGGACCTGAGATGGATCCTCGTCGAGGCCAGCGACCGCATCCTCCCCGAGGTCGGCGAGGCGATGGGCAAGTACGCCATCCGCGAGCTGCGCGCCCGCAATATCGACGTACGCCTCGAGACCCGGCTGGACTCCTGCGAGGACCGCGTGGCCGTCCTCAGCGACGGCAGCCGTTTCCCGACGCGCACCGTGGTGTGGACAGCGGGCGTCAAGCCGGCGCCCGTCCTCGCCGCCACCGACCTGCCGCTCAATGAGCACGGCCGCCTCAACTGCACCGCCCGGCTCTCCGTCGCCGGTGTCGAGCACGCCTGGTCGGCCGGTGACGCCGCGGCCGTCCCCGACCTCACTTCCGACGAGCCCGGCAAGGAGTGCGCGCCCAACGCCCAGCACGCGGTGCGCCAGACCACGGTCCTCGCCGAGAACATCGTCGCGTCGCTGCGCGGCGAACCCCTCAAGGAATACGTACACAAGTACGTCGGATCCGTCGCCTCCCTCGGCCTCCACAGGGGCGTCGCCCATGTCTACGGCCGTAAGCTCAAGGGCTATCCCGCCTGGCTGATGCACCGCGCGTACCACCTCAGCCGGGTTCCCACCCTCAACCGCAAGGCTCGCGTGCTCGCCGAGTGGACCCTCTCCGGGCTCTTCAAGCGCGAGATCGTCTCCCTCGGCTCGCTGGAACACCCGCGTGCCGAATTCGAACTCGCCGCGGGCGGCAGACGCCCGGGGCACGGCCCCCATGGCGCACCGAAGAACGGGCCGCACAGCGGCCCCGGAGGGACCTAG
- a CDS encoding ATP-binding SpoIIE family protein phosphatase — protein sequence MNFTRWSQRLPGTQRRAEARGTDRTVSPAQRGEGSVPAARGEYEQQPEPLPDVPALEDFSVQEILGRLPALVVLVYGPEHRIAYVNDAYAAAFGPRPVGATAADTCPELTELGLLPLMDQVLRSGTPRTVKSRKVRGQGSYTVSCLPAENLKDGGGVLVFAADVTDHAEAAERLRASERRHRETAVTLQRSLLPQELEQPDDLCIAATYQPGGTDAAVGGDWYDVITLGAGRTALVIGDVMGRGVRAAAVMGQLRTAVRAYARLDLPPHEVLQLLDGLAAEIDASQIATCVYAVHDPNEGRLVYASAGHLPVMVRDEDGTVRRAEDPTGPPLGTGGWLHTSGTIALPPGSSAVLYTDGLIERRGEDIDEGVAALERALSGATGTPQVVCDRLIRSLGVTAEHDDDVAVLVVQHPTRTGPAAELFHNAALELLGGVEAAPRARAFASGVLASWRFSSELHDLGVLAASELVANSLQHGTPPMRLRLRRTDRRLIIEVTDGDDHLPRRRRAETEDEAGRGISIVATIASSWGSRRTPGGGKAVWCEFALPA from the coding sequence GTGAACTTCACGCGTTGGAGCCAGCGGCTCCCCGGTACGCAGCGTCGCGCCGAAGCGCGGGGGACCGACCGTACGGTCTCCCCGGCACAGCGAGGGGAAGGCTCGGTTCCTGCGGCCCGCGGTGAGTACGAGCAGCAGCCGGAGCCCCTGCCCGACGTCCCCGCCCTCGAGGACTTCTCCGTCCAGGAGATCCTTGGCCGTCTTCCCGCCCTGGTCGTCCTCGTGTACGGACCCGAGCACCGCATCGCGTACGTCAACGACGCCTACGCCGCGGCCTTCGGCCCCCGCCCGGTCGGCGCGACCGCCGCCGACACCTGCCCCGAGCTCACCGAACTGGGCCTGCTCCCGCTCATGGACCAGGTGCTGCGCAGCGGCACGCCCCGTACGGTCAAGTCCCGCAAGGTCCGCGGCCAAGGCTCGTACACCGTCAGCTGCCTGCCCGCCGAGAACCTCAAGGACGGCGGGGGAGTTCTCGTCTTCGCCGCCGACGTCACCGACCACGCGGAAGCCGCCGAACGGCTGCGCGCCAGCGAGCGGCGCCACCGCGAGACCGCGGTCACCCTCCAGCGGTCCCTGCTCCCGCAGGAGCTGGAACAGCCCGACGATCTGTGCATCGCCGCCACATACCAGCCGGGCGGTACGGACGCCGCGGTCGGCGGCGACTGGTACGACGTGATCACCCTCGGGGCCGGCCGCACCGCGCTCGTCATCGGGGACGTCATGGGCCGCGGTGTGCGCGCGGCCGCCGTGATGGGCCAGCTCCGCACCGCCGTACGGGCGTACGCGCGCCTCGACCTGCCTCCGCACGAGGTGCTCCAGCTGCTCGACGGCCTCGCCGCCGAGATCGACGCCAGCCAGATCGCCACCTGCGTCTACGCCGTCCACGACCCCAACGAAGGACGGCTCGTCTATGCCTCGGCGGGCCACCTCCCGGTCATGGTCCGCGACGAGGACGGCACGGTGCGCCGCGCCGAGGATCCGACAGGCCCCCCGCTCGGCACCGGCGGCTGGCTGCACACCTCGGGCACCATCGCCCTCCCGCCCGGCTCCAGCGCTGTCCTCTATACGGACGGTCTGATCGAGCGGCGCGGCGAGGACATCGACGAGGGCGTCGCCGCGCTCGAGCGCGCACTCTCGGGGGCGACCGGCACTCCGCAGGTCGTCTGCGACCGGCTGATCCGCTCCCTGGGAGTCACCGCCGAACACGACGACGACGTGGCCGTACTGGTCGTCCAGCACCCCACGCGTACGGGCCCGGCTGCCGAGCTCTTCCACAACGCCGCCCTCGAACTGCTCGGCGGCGTCGAGGCGGCCCCGCGCGCCCGCGCCTTCGCCTCCGGAGTGCTGGCCTCCTGGCGTTTCTCGTCCGAGCTCCATGACCTGGGCGTACTGGCCGCCAGCGAACTGGTGGCCAACTCCCTCCAGCACGGCACCCCGCCCATGCGTCTCAGACTCCGCCGCACCGACCGCCGCCTGATCATCGAGGTGACGGACGGCGATGACCATCTGCCGCGCCGCCGCCGCGCGGAAACAGAGGACGAGGCGGGCCGCGGGATTTCCATCGTCGCGACGATCGCCTCGTCGTGGGGAAGCCGCCGCACTCCGGGCGGCGGCAAAGCGGTCTGGTGCGAGTTCGCCCTGCCCGCCTAG
- a CDS encoding sigma-70 family RNA polymerase sigma factor — MSGDGRDESRGGTGGSDSTGLPSRQVPSQAGPGGSSGAPGPGRPAGTGRPAGSAGPPGVAAGGPQECTVPAQREGAGLESVLRPPGELPSSDAELIRRMREGDDSAYAELFHRHSTAVRRYARTCCRDAHTADDLTAEVFARTLQAVRAGAGPEQAVRAYLLTTVRRVAAAWTKTARREQLVDDFAVFASEAASGSAALSDGTLDPGADVRAMHEAEQSLALQAFRSLPERWQAVLWHTTVEEESPSAVAPLFGLTANATAVLAGRAREGLKQAYLQAHVSSALTSGGDCARYADRLGAYSRGGLRTRAQLGLRKHLEECAKCRLAAGELAHVNAGIPALLPVAVIGWFAAGYSLKAAGIVAGGAAAGAGAATAGTGGAGASSGAGASGASGASSGAGASGASGASSGAGASGASGASSGAGASGASGASSGAGASAGAGGGAAASEGLGAPVKAGIAATVAVAAVTGLVLALAGGPKPEAKPPAAEPVVPLKPTPSPKRKPPAPAVAEESAPPDRPSPNPAPPLPTTKSTARPNPKLPPMPSEPKDPDPPAPTPAPRPKPTPPPPPPRVYQVNQLEYGVFGDHAAPEVRLGESSWLWQRWGMSIGGTRYGHGVTVHAESSVTIDLNRRCSVYDAMVGIDDLTLGRGAVRFSVYGDGGRLWQSPVMRGGDAAVPVHVPITGQRTIRLVVHPHTPLDSVALGDWARAQISCR; from the coding sequence ATGAGCGGTGACGGTCGGGACGAGTCACGCGGCGGTACGGGCGGTTCGGATTCGACCGGTCTGCCCTCTCGACAAGTGCCGAGCCAGGCCGGGCCCGGTGGTTCTTCGGGGGCGCCCGGTCCTGGCAGGCCTGCCGGGACCGGAAGGCCTGCCGGTTCCGCCGGACCGCCCGGCGTTGCCGCGGGTGGCCCGCAGGAGTGCACCGTACCTGCGCAGCGCGAGGGCGCCGGGCTCGAATCCGTACTGCGGCCTCCCGGCGAACTGCCTTCGTCCGACGCCGAGTTGATCCGGCGCATGCGGGAGGGCGACGACAGCGCCTATGCGGAACTGTTCCACCGCCACTCCACCGCCGTCCGCCGGTATGCGCGCACCTGCTGCCGGGACGCGCACACCGCCGACGATCTGACGGCCGAGGTGTTCGCGCGGACGCTGCAGGCGGTGCGCGCAGGTGCGGGGCCCGAGCAGGCGGTACGGGCGTATCTGCTCACGACGGTCCGGCGGGTGGCCGCGGCCTGGACGAAAACGGCACGCCGGGAGCAACTGGTCGATGACTTCGCGGTGTTCGCCTCGGAGGCTGCCAGCGGCTCCGCCGCGCTGAGCGACGGCACCCTCGATCCCGGCGCCGATGTGCGGGCGATGCACGAGGCCGAGCAGTCGCTGGCCCTGCAGGCCTTCCGCTCGCTGCCCGAGCGCTGGCAGGCGGTGCTCTGGCACACCACCGTCGAGGAGGAGTCGCCGAGTGCGGTCGCGCCGCTCTTCGGGCTGACCGCCAATGCCACGGCGGTACTGGCAGGCCGGGCACGCGAAGGTCTCAAGCAGGCGTATCTGCAGGCCCATGTGAGTTCCGCTCTCACCTCGGGCGGCGACTGCGCCCGGTACGCCGACCGGCTGGGGGCGTACTCCCGCGGAGGTCTGCGGACTCGGGCCCAGCTCGGACTGCGCAAGCACTTGGAAGAGTGCGCCAAATGCCGGCTCGCGGCGGGCGAGCTGGCGCATGTCAACGCCGGTATTCCGGCGCTTCTTCCGGTCGCGGTCATCGGCTGGTTCGCCGCCGGGTACTCGCTCAAGGCCGCCGGGATCGTGGCCGGCGGTGCCGCGGCGGGGGCGGGAGCTGCCACCGCCGGCACGGGCGGTGCGGGTGCCTCGAGCGGTGCCGGTGCCTCGGGTGCCTCGGGTGCCTCGAGCGGTGCCGGTGCCTCGGGTGCCTCGGGTGCCTCGAGCGGTGCCGGTGCCTCGGGTGCCTCGGGTGCCTCGAGCGGTGCCGGTGCCTCGGGTGCCTCGGGTGCCTCGAGCGGTGCCGGTGCCTCCGCGGGCGCGGGTGGTGGGGCCGCGGCGTCGGAAGGGCTCGGCGCCCCGGTGAAGGCGGGTATCGCGGCGACGGTGGCCGTAGCGGCGGTCACCGGACTGGTGTTGGCCCTTGCCGGTGGTCCGAAGCCCGAGGCGAAGCCTCCGGCCGCGGAGCCCGTCGTACCGCTGAAGCCCACCCCGTCACCGAAGCGGAAACCTCCGGCCCCGGCCGTGGCCGAGGAGTCCGCGCCGCCGGACAGGCCGTCCCCGAACCCGGCACCTCCCTTGCCCACGACGAAGTCCACGGCGAGGCCGAACCCGAAGCTGCCGCCGATGCCTTCCGAGCCCAAGGACCCGGACCCGCCCGCTCCCACGCCCGCACCGAGGCCCAAGCCCACTCCGCCGCCCCCGCCCCCGCGGGTGTACCAGGTCAATCAGCTGGAGTACGGCGTATTCGGCGACCACGCCGCGCCCGAGGTGCGGCTCGGCGAGAGCAGCTGGCTCTGGCAGCGGTGGGGCATGTCGATCGGCGGAACGCGTTACGGACACGGGGTGACCGTGCATGCCGAGTCCTCGGTCACCATCGACCTCAACCGCCGGTGCAGCGTCTATGACGCGATGGTCGGCATCGACGATCTGACCCTGGGCCGGGGGGCGGTGCGCTTCTCGGTGTACGGCGACGGCGGGCGGCTGTGGCAGTCCCCGGTGATGCGCGGCGGAGACGCGGCCGTACCGGTGCATGTGCCGATCACCGGGCAGAGAACGATCCGGCTGGTCGTGCATCCGCACACGCCGTTGGACTCTGTGGCGCTCGGGGACTGGGCCCGCGCGCAGATCAGCTGCCGCTGA
- a CDS encoding TetR/AcrR family transcriptional regulator gives MTIQDSHWQAAVSPASVADGHSGDGGMTRVGSGGASRSAPLRVDAQRNLEHVLRAAREVFGELGYGAPMEDVARRARVGVGTVYRRFPSKDVLVRRIAEEETSRLTEQARTALGQEEEPWSALSRFLRTSVASGAGRLLPPQVLRVGVDAEEPMVVATGEARVPHQRVGAQAELRVVGPPPVPAEEHDDTAATELLDVVGQLVDRARAAGELRGDVTVADVLLVIATAAPALPDAAQQAAASARLLDILLEGLRSRSV, from the coding sequence ATGACCATTCAAGATTCGCATTGGCAGGCTGCTGTCTCACCGGCTTCGGTCGCTGACGGGCACAGTGGCGACGGCGGTATGACACGAGTGGGATCGGGCGGGGCCAGCCGCTCGGCGCCGCTTCGTGTGGACGCACAGCGCAATCTCGAGCATGTACTGCGGGCGGCTCGCGAGGTGTTCGGCGAGCTGGGCTACGGGGCGCCGATGGAGGACGTGGCGCGCCGGGCCAGAGTCGGAGTCGGGACTGTGTACCGGCGCTTCCCGAGCAAGGACGTTCTGGTGCGCCGGATAGCCGAGGAGGAGACCTCCCGGCTGACCGAGCAGGCGCGTACGGCTCTGGGACAGGAGGAGGAGCCGTGGTCCGCGCTCTCCCGGTTCCTGCGTACATCGGTGGCATCAGGTGCGGGCCGGCTGCTGCCGCCGCAGGTGCTGCGGGTGGGCGTGGACGCCGAGGAGCCGATGGTCGTCGCAACGGGCGAGGCACGGGTACCGCACCAGCGGGTCGGCGCACAGGCCGAACTGCGGGTGGTCGGGCCGCCTCCGGTGCCGGCCGAGGAGCATGACGACACGGCCGCCACGGAACTGCTGGATGTCGTGGGGCAACTGGTCGACCGGGCGCGGGCGGCGGGTGAGCTGCGCGGCGATGTGACCGTGGCGGACGTCCTGCTCGTGATAGCCACGGCCGCTCCGGCGCTGCCGGACGCGGCGCAGCAGGCGGCGGCCTCGGCCCGGCTGCTGGACATTCTGCTGGAGGGCTTGCGGTCGCGGTCGGTCTGA
- a CDS encoding MFS transporter, whose translation MRRIQAGNALSAFGLGFTVPYLYVYVAQVRDLGAATAGAVLAVFAMAALVALPFTGRIIDRRGPLPVLMGAALLASAGAASMGLANSAPTVVLSAALLGAGTAVMQPALATMIVWCSNPSTRTRAFAMQFFLQNLGLGIGGLIGGHIVDESRPGSFTLLFGIEAVMFLVLAGIVLSVRLPRSFSIQEPRPENTEAKARGGIRALLGHHAMVQLCVLGFVLFFACYGQFESGLAAYGTEAAGIEPATLGTALAANTAVIVVAQFVVLKFVERRRRSLVIAAVGLIWAIAWIAAGYAGLGQSSQAVATAAFISAYGLFGLGEAMLSPTVAPLVADLAPESMVGQYNAAFALVKQLALAVGPAVGGPMGAALHGPYIVTFVLFSLGITVLALRLGKQLTPVQNRPHLGSKSRVVAQHKPSEQLEAAA comes from the coding sequence ATGCGCCGGATTCAGGCGGGGAACGCGCTGAGCGCGTTCGGACTCGGCTTCACGGTTCCGTATCTGTACGTCTATGTGGCTCAGGTGCGGGATCTGGGCGCGGCGACGGCCGGTGCCGTCCTCGCGGTCTTCGCGATGGCCGCGCTCGTCGCCCTGCCCTTCACCGGGCGGATCATCGACCGGCGCGGACCACTGCCCGTACTGATGGGGGCCGCGCTGCTCGCCTCCGCCGGCGCGGCGAGCATGGGGCTGGCGAACAGCGCCCCGACCGTCGTGCTCTCCGCCGCGCTGCTGGGCGCCGGTACGGCCGTGATGCAGCCGGCGCTGGCGACGATGATCGTGTGGTGCTCGAACCCCTCGACCCGTACGCGCGCCTTCGCCATGCAGTTCTTCCTGCAGAACCTGGGGCTCGGCATCGGCGGTCTGATCGGCGGACACATCGTCGACGAGAGCCGGCCGGGCAGCTTCACCCTGCTGTTCGGCATCGAGGCCGTGATGTTCCTGGTGCTCGCGGGGATCGTGCTCAGTGTGCGGCTGCCGCGTTCGTTCTCGATCCAGGAGCCGCGGCCCGAGAACACCGAGGCCAAGGCCAGGGGCGGGATACGGGCGCTGCTCGGTCACCATGCCATGGTGCAGCTGTGCGTGCTCGGGTTTGTCCTCTTCTTCGCCTGCTACGGACAGTTCGAATCGGGCCTCGCCGCGTACGGCACCGAGGCTGCCGGGATCGAGCCCGCGACCCTCGGTACGGCGCTGGCCGCCAACACCGCGGTGATCGTGGTCGCGCAGTTCGTGGTGCTGAAGTTCGTTGAGCGGCGCAGGCGCAGCCTGGTGATCGCTGCCGTCGGACTGATCTGGGCCATCGCCTGGATCGCGGCGGGATACGCGGGGCTCGGCCAGAGCAGCCAGGCGGTGGCGACAGCCGCGTTCATCTCCGCGTACGGCCTGTTCGGGCTCGGTGAGGCGATGCTGTCGCCGACGGTCGCGCCGCTGGTCGCCGATCTGGCGCCGGAGTCGATGGTCGGGCAGTACAACGCCGCTTTCGCGCTGGTCAAGCAGCTCGCGCTGGCGGTGGGTCCGGCCGTGGGCGGGCCGATGGGAGCCGCGCTGCACGGGCCGTACATCGTGACCTTCGTGCTCTTCTCACTCGGCATCACCGTGCTGGCACTGCGGCTGGGCAAGCAGCTCACGCCCGTACAGAACCGGCCCCATCTCGGGTCGAAGTCGCGTGTGGTGGCTCAGCACAAGCCGTCCGAGCAGCTGGAGGCGGCCGCCTAG
- a CDS encoding MarR family winged helix-turn-helix transcriptional regulator yields the protein MPTATPEGPESSGSDLQEPSLDEQIAAYQREFGDLDPQVEKVVSALGRLNRRMNVAYGRQVATLGISNAEWEVLKTLVLAGSPYRMGPGELAKRLGLTPAAMTHRIDRMAADGLVTRDRDENNRVRVIVELTDEGRTKWLEAMRMATHFEEDLLQDLSADERGVLGELLIRVLRRVEHAQPDAGGRLTDLD from the coding sequence ATGCCTACCGCGACCCCTGAGGGCCCCGAGTCGTCCGGCTCCGATCTCCAGGAGCCCAGCCTCGACGAGCAGATCGCCGCCTACCAGCGAGAGTTCGGCGACCTGGATCCCCAGGTCGAGAAGGTCGTCTCGGCACTCGGCCGGCTCAACCGCCGGATGAACGTGGCGTACGGCCGCCAGGTCGCCACCCTCGGCATCAGCAACGCCGAGTGGGAGGTCCTGAAAACCCTGGTGCTCGCGGGCTCTCCGTACCGGATGGGCCCGGGCGAGCTCGCCAAGCGGCTCGGCCTCACTCCGGCCGCGATGACCCACCGCATCGACCGCATGGCGGCCGACGGCCTGGTCACGCGCGACCGCGACGAGAACAACCGGGTGCGGGTCATCGTGGAACTGACGGACGAGGGCCGTACGAAGTGGCTCGAGGCGATGCGCATGGCGACGCACTTCGAGGAGGACCTGCTCCAGGACCTCTCGGCGGACGAGCGGGGTGTGCTCGGCGAGCTCCTGATCCGTGTCCTGCGCCGCGTGGAGCATGCCCAGCCGGACGCCGGCGGCCGCCTCACCGACCTGGACTAG
- a CDS encoding GNAT family N-acetyltransferase — protein MDQNDYVIRAVRAEEWAKARELRLAALQDPAAPLAFLETYEQAVERPDGFWQDRASAAAEGIVARQFIAEHADGRWVGTLTVLVERPAGEVRFGEAAKTDQTHVVGVFVRPEVRGAGLGEALFEAAVEWSWSLAGPPVERVRLYVDERNARAEAFYRRIGFVPSGDSVPAPGDSTAREVELEVKR, from the coding sequence ATGGATCAGAACGACTATGTCATCCGCGCGGTGCGCGCCGAGGAGTGGGCGAAGGCCAGGGAGCTCCGGCTCGCCGCTCTGCAGGACCCCGCCGCACCCCTCGCCTTCCTGGAGACGTACGAGCAGGCCGTGGAGCGGCCGGACGGCTTCTGGCAGGACCGGGCCTCCGCAGCGGCGGAGGGGATCGTCGCACGCCAGTTCATCGCGGAGCACGCGGACGGGCGGTGGGTCGGCACACTCACGGTCCTCGTCGAGCGGCCGGCCGGAGAGGTGCGGTTCGGGGAGGCGGCAAAGACCGACCAGACGCATGTGGTCGGGGTGTTCGTGCGGCCCGAGGTGCGCGGTGCGGGTCTTGGGGAGGCGCTGTTCGAGGCGGCGGTGGAGTGGTCCTGGTCGCTGGCGGGGCCGCCTGTGGAGCGGGTGCGGCTGTATGTGGACGAGCGCAACGCGCGTGCCGAGGCGTTCTACCGGCGCATCGGGTTTGTGCCGAGCGGGGACTCCGTACCCGCGCCCGGGGATTCCACGGCACGCGAGGTGGAGCTCGAGGTCAAGCGGTAG